A region of the Vanrija pseudolonga chromosome 2, complete sequence genome:
ACCTCGAGCCGGTCATTTCACTTGTCTCCGAGCTCGAAGCTGAGCGGAAGAGGGGAGTAGACCTCAAGTACCAGGTCGGCTCGGGTTCCCTCGAGGAAGtcttcctcgacctcaaTGCCGGTGATTTTGACCCCGATGCCCAGGTCCTCAGTCCAAGAGTGACTCGACTCGCCAAAATCCAGTCGAAGTTGGGCACACCTGTGgtggagaaggacgaggtcCAGCATTCGTCCACCGagaccgacgtcgaggaggccaaaCTCGCCACGTTGCCCATCAACTCAGGACACCATGAACAAGCTGTCACTCTTACGCCATCCAAGCATGGCTCATGGCTACGCGCCACTCTCCGCGGCGCTGGAACAATCTTCCTCAAGCGAGTCCTCGTTCTTCGAAGGTCGTGGCTGTTGACAGTTATCGGtgtcatcctcgtcatcgggTTCTCCTGCGTCCCCCTGTTCTTCATGAAGAACAGGGTGCAAACTTGCGAAAACGAAGTCGAAGTCGAGATCCTCCAGCAAATGTCCTACCCTCTAAGCTTCTATCCATTCAGATACGCTCCTCCTCTACtgagcgtcggcgacgccgttTTGGGAAACTGGACCAACTCGTCGATTCCATTCGCCAGACGCGTAGACTCGAACACCACACTCATTAACACGATCTCCGACAACATCAAGAACCAGACATTCGGTGGTCTTTCTCTCACTGCGTTGCCGAGCACGAACCAGCTTGTGGCTTTTGAGAGCACACCGCTGAGAATGAAGGGTTTGTCGGCGCTCAACCTCTTCTCCAACAGTGTATATCAGCAAATCAGACCGGCAGCCAACTCTTTCAGGATCAATCTCAACTTCCAATGGATCCCCGCCCCGAGCTTTGGTAGCACCGCTCAGGTGTTCAAGTGGATTGGGTTCTTGTGAGTATTCAGTCGTGGCGTAGTGGCTGACCCTCCAGTGGCATCGGCATTGCCTTCTGGCCTGCATTCTCAGTCGTCTTCCCCACCGCGGAGCGCTCGTCAAACGTCCGCGCAAACCAGTACTCGAACGGAGCCAACCCCGTTGCCCTCTGGCTTGGACACATTCTCTTCGAGATGCCGATCATTGTCTTTGTTGCCACAATCGTCACGGTCGTGTTTGCAACTGTGGTGAATCAGTTCAATGCCTTGGGTCTGGTGTGGTTCTCCTTCGTCCTCTACGGCATCGCGGGCAGCCTGTGGGCATACCTCTTTGCCCTCTTCCTCAGCTCTCCGCTCGCCAGCTGGGCTATTGTTGCAGGCCTCAACGTCCTCATAATGCTTCTCTACCTGTGAGTTGCAGTTTCGACAGAGCAAactcaccccaccccagcgccATGTACCTCATCATCCTCACCTTCGACCGGAGCGTGAATGCCACCGATCACATGACCATATGCCACTTTACTATTGCACTCATCAACCCCGTGCCGAACATTAGTGAGTGTGAACCGTCAAGTCAAGCTGACGGGCCAGTGCGAGTGATCCTAGTCTCGCTCAATGTCTTCGGCCTGCTGTGTGACGGGTTGGGTGCTCGCACCAGCAAGCCATACGGCGACATTCTCCAGTTTGGCGGACCGATCCTTTACCTCATCATGCAGTCACTGGTATGCTTTGCCATCCTCGTCTGGGTCGACTCTGGAGCTCCCCTTCCAGCCCTGTTCCGCCGGCACTTGAAAGGCGGGTCCACCGACGGCACACCGCAGGATGTCATTGAAGAAAAGGAGCGCGTGGAGCACAACCCCAGCgatgccctcgtcgtccgcgctCTGAGCAAGAAGTTCCATGGCACCCAAAAGCTCGCGGTGGACAATGTGTCCTTTGGAGTCGATAGTGGAGACACGTTTGCACTCCTGGGTCCGAACGGCGCTGGCAAAACCACCGCTCTGGCGTGTATCCGAGGTGTGGTGAGTCCTGTGGCGAAATGCCATGCTCACCTCGCACCCAGCTGCTGCCGACTCAAGGCGATGTTATGGTAACTCAGCACTCAATCACAAAACAGCGCAACAAGGCGTAGGCAGAAATGTTTCGGCCGAGCTGACCTGCGCAGACGTGCAGCGCTCGGAGTCTGTCCCCAAGTCAATGCGATTGACTCGTTGTTGACCGGTATGTTCCTACGTCGTCCCACTTCGCCCGACGCACGCCAAGACAGCTAATGGCCTCAGTGAGGCAACACTTGTGGTTGTACGGCCGACTCAAAGGAGTCCCGTCCAAGCCTCTCCGGTCGGACATTGACGCACTGCTCACCGCCTCCGGCCTCGCACCAAAGGCGGACGAGTTGGCAACGTCGTTGTCGGGTGGAAACCAGCGCAAGCTTCTCCTGGCAATCGCGCTCATTGGTGATCCGCCTGTGGTCCTGATTGACGAGTTCTCGAGCGGTGTAGATCCGTTCAGCAAGCGCGAGGCATGGACCACGGTGAGGACGGCCCGTGGGCCAGGAGTGTCCGAGATTACTGACAGCCACAGTTGGCAGCCCTGACCCGCGATCGGGCAGTGGTCATGACGACGCATTCAATGGAGGAGGTCGATGCACTTGCGTCACGCATCGGCATCCTGGCTTCGAAGATGCTCGGTGAGTCCACAcgatgtcgtcgctgccggcggcactGGTGATTGGTGGTCGGATGTGACCGGCTGCCACCGCTTTCGATTCGGCCCGGCTCGGTGATCACTGGGCGCCGTCTCCGCAGATTGACATCCAGGAAAGCgagccgctgacgccgatgcACAGCCATCGGAACTCCTGCTGGACTCAAATCGCGCTATGCGACCTACGAGGTGCATGTTGGGGCCAACCACATTGAACCAACGCTTGCATACTTGCATAACAACGGGTTTGAGGGCGCCAATCGCAGTGTTGGCACTGCGACGCGTATCTCTGTCCCTGGTGTCagggaggacgagcttggcgggTTGCTGAATGTTCTGGCAAGCGGACAACTCAAACTCGGCCTATCGGAGATGACACTGCATGAGTGAGTGGGCCGATGGGTCAAGCGAGGGTTGACTCGACGCGCGGGCATGGACTGTCGGTTGGATGGACAGTGTGGTGCTCCCCGTTTGATCCTGAGTGGGGTCCCAGGGGACGCAACCAGGGTTTGATGGCGCAGGACAAGGGGTCCGGCGAGTCCGGGCGGAgagcggccgaggcgacgtGGTGCTGTGCGATCACTGACGGCTTGCCCCAGAGCTTCGACGGAAACGGCCTTCCTTTCGATTGTGCGCGAGCACAACATTcaagaggaggaaggagcAAGTGCCACACGGTCTCGGGTATGGTGGAAGTGGCTCCACCGGGGTAAAGACTAGCATGCCAATTCATGTTGTTTTAGCACGGTGGTACGAGTGATCCATGATAGCCGATGGTGTGATTTGGTTTAGAAGGGGGGGATGGGGGTGGTGTTTGTAATGCTGCTGTCTTTGTATTTGGCATTAGGAATGCAGTAGAATGATTGTGTCCTGCAGGGTGTCAGCGCGCAGTGATGGGTTGTACGAGTGACGTCAATACCCCGCATTGTGATTGAGTCGAACCAGGTCCAAGTGGCCAAGTGCCACTGACGTTTGTCCTCGTGACCGGACGGGCTCGGCAATGAACAGGCCACCATAGAGTGCTGATGCCATCGACGCTGGCTGGGACAAGCCCACCTGACCACAGCCTCGCCCATCCGATCTCACCCCACTGCTCCCACTCTGACCCAACCAATCCAATCCACGACGCATATGGCACCTGGGCTGGACAACCCCCGTCGCCCGCAatcccctcccccaccaaCTATAAAGGaaccccctcccacccccaccaacTCGTCTCTCCACCACTTCTGATCTATCAGCAAGTACAAGCCacccacaaccaccaccaccccaccactaccactacTACGCACACGCAACCCCGAGCCTAGCTCCacccaacaacaaccactATCTGCCCAAGATGACTAGGACCGAGGTGAGTCGCTTAGCGCTCGCTCCACCCAGGCGTGGGCCGGGGTCGTCCGACTCGACCCCAGCCACGTCGGAGCACTCACACGAGCACGTCGCTGACGACTATTCTCaatccatccatccatccactCTCCCCACGCTCCCCACCTTCCCCCACCAAACAGCGTAACAACTACCCGGCTGCTGTCCTCAAGGACCGCcactcgcgcgccggcctcaaCAAGTCTGAGATGGAGCGCAAGGGCGGTGCCGGACCCCACAACTGGGGCAGCtttgccgaggaggagaaccTCGAGTACCAGGGCGGCATGGATGCGCGTCTCGAGACGGCCAtgtttgacgacgacgacgccgcggccaaggacgctgccgacgagacCGAGACGGCCGACACTGAGGACTCGGCCGAGATCCCCGAGCTCGGCTCGTCGGGTGCCCGTCCCATtgccggcggtggccagcgccgcctctCGCAGgtgaccgacgaggagcgcgaggccgccctCCGCTATCGCGAGGGCGGCCTCAAGCAgaacggcgtcgacctcgcgtcGATCGCCCGTACCTCGTACGGTGTGGCCAACTCGCCCACCAACTCCTCGGtgctctcgacctcgccgctcCGCACCAAGGCTGGATTCTCGGCTGTGAGTAGACTGGCACCAAGCAGGTGAcgggtgacgacgacgacaacgaggccCGTGCGCGGCGCTGTTCGTTGTCACATCGTCACCTGATCGGCGCGATCCCGCGCTGCTTCTTCCCCGTGCACCGTGCACCGAGCTGACTCTGGGCCCAGCAGACGAATTAAGCACGGGCTCTGCCGCACCGGCGCAAGGAACGGCCGCCGCTGTCTCTGCAACGGCCCGGCTTTGCCCCCCCTCAACCCAACCAACCCATTCAACAATCACTCCATCCAAGCAGTCGCAAGCAAGCAATTGAAACTCCAACGTAATCGCATCCCAAGTGTCATATACTGGTCCCTCTTGTCGTGTTAGAGGTCACCTCCATCCTGTCCCCGAAACTGTGTGTCAAGTAGCTGTAGTGTAGTAGCAAGAAGAGAAATGAAGCAAGCAGTTAAGCAGTGACAAAGTGGCAGCAGGACAGACTAAACGCGCTGCCCCACACTTGGAGCCTGCGTTGCCCCACACGACAGCTTAGCCGTGTCGTAGTACGAGCGAGCAAGTAGCGAGAGATGGCCAAAGCGTCGAGAGAGCAGCACGGGAGGATGGACCCGGCGCTATATTTAACTGTGCGCAGCAGAGCACTGTGGTCCTCAACGACGGCAGTGTGGCGGGTGGGACAAAGGTAGCCTATCACACGGCAGCGACACCCCACACGAGCAGCGGGAGTGGCAGAcgtcgcgtcgaggttggcgcgCGCACACGAGCACACGAGTGGTGGCAGAGTTTACATCCGAGGTCGGAGGGCCGCCGAGGtgatgcgagcgagcgtgagGGTGCAAGTGGCTCCTTACAGCTGGGCGAGGGCACTGTCTGTTGTGGTCCCTTGAGCTCCCTCACTCCCTTGACGCCCCCCGCCTCAGCTCGCCCTGTACATCCTCATGAACGCCCATcctactgctgctgctgcgtgttCGACACGCGACGAGACACCACACCGTCTGCATCTGCTGAGAGCTGGCAGACAACAAGAATCCGCCACTCAAGCTTGCGCGGCTGCGATGCCTGGAATGTAGACTCGCGCGGGCGTGCGGGCgtgcgtcgccgccgccacagctgccccgccccgccccgcccacaccGGCGAGtacgtcgtcctcgcccgacCGTCCACGACGGCGTCATTGTACGACGATGACGCAGTGCGGGCAACCGGTCCGTCGGCATGTCGCATGGCTGCCATGTGCCCATGATGGTGCATGTGGGTGAAGGCCTTGTCGGTGGCAGGCTTTAGACCTTGCGAGGCGGtagctggctggctgccacACCACCTTCTGCATGTCTCCGTCCACTGCTGTGACCTGTCCCTCTGACACCCCACTACCGTAGCCCCCTCATCCCGCCACGCAGCCGCGAACGTGCCCCTCCCACTCTGCACGATCGCGGAATGCCATCAGCGCGCTAGTCGCAGCAGCCCATGCGAGCCACCAGGCTAGCTCAGTCGGGAgcggagcttggcgcgcagcgcgtagTGCGccacgacctcgtcctcggacCTCCTGCCTCGCTGCCTGATTGAAATGCATGGTATAGATGAGATGGTGATAACGATAAACCCAAAGACAATGCCGCACGGCGCGCCTGATCAATCCCACTTGGTCTGAGGGGTCAACACATACTCGAGTGGCAGCTCGACGGAACGTACCTCGGGGTGGTTCTTGAACGCCTCGTAGTCGGCCCGGTTGAAGAAGGACACCTCGGTCTCGTTCTCTCCGCGGGTTAGCTCGCTCACGACACGCAGTGCACCCACCGAAACCGGCGTTCGCGAGTGTCTGATGAGGGTCGCTCAAGATCcagtcgtcgtggtcgaggttgatgaTGAGGTTCTGGGACTAGGGGGAGAGTGAGCAAGGCTCTCATGCCGTCACCAGCAGTGGACGATGCACGCCTCCCAACTTACCTTGTGGCCGTGGGCGACGGTGTACTTCTTCAGCGTGTCTGGTTCGTGTCAGTGGCCGCGCACTCGTGAGCTTCGAAGCCACTCACCGAGCTGCACACTGCGGTAGTACTTGAACCCAGGCTGTGTCTTGATCGCTGCGGGTCGGTGTCAGCGGCCTCAGTCAGATTACGAGCACCAGGCCGCTCGCGGTGGTCACAGCTCGCTACCCGGCCCGACTCACCCTCGCGGCACAGATCAGCCAGATGCCCGACGGTCGTGACGCTCAagtcgagctccttgaggacGAGGTTCTTGGTCGTGCGGAACGGAAAGCTCTTGATGACGCGCACCGTGATCGTGGCCGAGGTGACGGGCCGCGCCTCAGTCGCGAGCGTCTCGTGGGGTGGCGTGCGGGGTGGTGTGGacatggcgccgaggggaggagaggggggaAGGAGGTGGAAGTGTGTTGTTGACGATGCTTAGCCTGCTCGActgtcgtcgcgcggtcgatgctggctggctgatGCGGAACGTGCGCTGCTTCTGGGCCGGTGCGCAGTGGTcagtgtggtggtggtgtatGCGAGCTGTTGAATGCAGAGAGTGTGATGGACAGGCGAGATGATGGTCGGACGAGTTGAAATTTCCCTTGTCCTTTGCCATCGGGAAGTTGGGTGGCCAAGCGTCTCGACGGGTCGTGTCGTCACTTTGCTGGGCAACAGACAACTGGACCCGGGCCGGCAATGTGGCTGATGGATGCTATTGCTCGTTGGCTTGTTACACACTCTCGTCATGTGCTTGGGCGGTCACAACTCGGCCTTCTGAAACACTTGGTCGGCTGTGATGCACAAGCGACCGTGATGCTTCACAAGAGATGAAACCTGCAGCTGCACGACCACCTAACAAAAAGCCCTCGTGACCAACGTGGCGCTGCTGCTATCAACCCCCCAACCCCCAgcacacgaccacgccgcgtTCATCACTCTCTTGTCGGTTGGCGTAACAAGGCCATCCCGGCGCCGCCATCCTGACGCCCTCGCATGCAACGCTTTAGTTCACTGCACCACGCAAACCAAACACCCAGTCTCGACCCGAGGCTGCTCTGCTCCCACAAAACGCGTTTGTTCTTAACAGTGGCATTATCACCTCAGCAGCTCTCCTAACGACTAGAGTTCATTAAGTTAGATGGGCGCGAGCCCATGCGCTCTCTGAAATAGTATTCATTGGGCTGCAGCGACTGAGGGGAAGGAGAGGGGGAACGACGAAATAAGAAAACACCACGGGGTAACGGGACGGCGACTGAGCCACTTGAGACAAATGCGGAGGGGAAACCAATGGGGGATCGAGGTTGTCCCAAGGGATGCTGGTTGCTGGGTCTCGTCGATGCTCTCTCGTTTAGGCCGCAGCGggctcctccttggtctcgtcctccttcttggggTCCTCAGCTGGAAGGGGGGTTAGTACAAAGAGTCGCCAATGCGCCACATTTCACTAACCGTTGTCCTGCATGTCCGAAGTCCAGAGGGTGAGGTTGTCACGGAGGAGCTGCATGATGAGGGTCGAGTCCCTGCAGTGTGTGTTAGTGACAAGAACAACTGACAAGACGAGAGGTGCTCACTTGTAGGACTCCTCCGAGAgggtgtcgagctcggcgatggcgtcgtcgaaggcctgcttggcgaggtggcAAGCGCGGTCTGGGCTGTTGAGGATCTCGTAGCTGGGCGAGGTTAGCACATTGTCAAACCAAACACGCACTAGAAGACCGAGAAGTTGAGCGCGAGACCAAGGCGGATGGGGTGGGTAGGGGGGAGCTCGGTGACGGCAACGTCCGAAGCGGCCTTGTAGGCCTCAAGGGACTTGTCGGCAGAGTCCTTCCTCTTGTCACCGGTGGCGAACTCGGCGAGGTAACGGTGGTAGTCACCCATCATCTTGTGGTAGAAGACCTTGGActcgcccgaggcggccgaggggatGAGGTGCTtctcgaggacgtcgagaaTGTCCTTGCAGATCTTGGCGAGCTCAGCCTCGATCTTCTCCCGGTAGCTCTTGATCATGGCGACCTGGGCCGAGTTGCCCTTCGACTCCTCCTTCTGCTCGATGGAGGAAACGATGCGCCACGAggcacggcgagcgccgaTGACGTTCTTGTAGGCGACCGAGAGGAGGTTGCGCTCCTCAACGGTCAGCTCCTTGTCGGACGAGGCGACGGCCTTCATGTTCTCGACCATCTCTGAAAGGACGCGTCAGTGATCCAGCCACGTCACGCGCGTTAGGCCTTGACTTACCCTCGTACCGCTCAGCCTGCTCAGCAAGCTTGGCAAGGTAGACAGAGTCTTCACGCGAAACAGTAGACATCTGTGGTGGTGACGAATAGGGTGAATGGCGGTGCAATGGCGTGGGGGGCGAAGTTCAAGTAGCATCCAGGCGCAGCGTGAATGTGAACAAAAGAGCGTCTGTCAGCAAACATCCAAGAGTTGGGGGGCTGGGGAATGTGTAGGGGCGAAAAGAGCACACGAGAAGAAAAGAGCGTTGAATGGTCGCTTCCCACGCGTGTGTGAGTCCTGGTCAGGTCTCGcccccgacgcggcgcaagATCTGACCAGATTGACCGCGTCGCGGTGGATGAGTCGCAATTGGGTCGCGGTGGGTCGCGAGGATGCCTTTCCAGAGTATAGAGCGCGCGACCAGCGCGCGTTGACCGTCTTTCCTcgttgccgcccgccgcgccttgACCCAGACTTTGGACACGTCACGTCTACCCAGGAATCCACTCACGGTGATAAAGAAGACTGCTTGATGGAATGTAGCGTGTCACGGTGTTGCAATTGTAGATGGGCGCAATGGATGGCAGTTTGACGAGTGATTGGTAGACGATAAGAAAGGAATTGTGGTTAGCAATGTCACTTGAATGGGTAGGGGGGTAAACGTTTGGGAGTTGTCGCGCGGGCAGACTgatggggggaggggaaTGGAAGGGGAGAATGGGCGACAATGGATGCGCTCAACGACAAATCCCGTTGCGCGAACCATGCGCCCAGCCATGTGCACCAAGCGTGTGTAACAGGCCTCGCAAAGGCATGTTGGAtgcacggcggcgcgtgggatacgaggtgctcgacaaAGGCGGTGACGCGCCGTGATTCGCCACGGGGGGAttcgccgtcgacgaccactAGTCtgggacgcggcggcgttgggggCAAGCCAGGATGGTCGATGAAGTGCCGCGCGACGTGGATGcaggcgagaggaggagcttggTGCTGATTTGGATGGGGAGAGACTCACGAGAGGCTAAAGGGTGAAGAGGATGAGAGGAGGGGTGGATGGATGTATAGTTGTTAAGTGAGGAATGGAAGGTAAAGGAagaggcggggcggggggggggaggggcggcggtggtggtgggtggtgtgagtgctggctggctgggtgggtaggtggggtgtggtgtggtgtggtgggtgggtgggtggtggtcgtcgaggggGGGTGACCGGGGGGGGGGAGCAAGGGTGCCGAcgagagggagggggagcgcgGTTGGATCGGTTGGGTTGGCTGGCGGGTTGGgcggcctggctggctgggcgggtgtgggtgtgtgtgtgtgtgtgtgcggtgCGGCCTGGCTggaggggggggggctgCGCTGGGTGGGGAAGGCGACAGACCAAGGGCGAGTGGTTGGCTgagtgtgtggtgggtgtcTGGGTGCTGGCTGCACTGctgctggggtggtggtgggtggtgggtaAGAGGGAgacggggcggggcgggggagcgTGAGAGAGCAAGCCGGCGGGCCCAGGGTAAACGGGGGGGGGTGCAAACTGGCGAGAGCACAAGGACAGAGGAGGGTCCGTGCGCGCGCTAAAGGGCCCATTATGGGACCTGGCTTCTGCCTTGTTgggcggcgcagcgtcggGTGCCCGGGGGCGTGGGCCCAAACCTGACcttgcacacacacacacatctgctgctgctgctgcatccaGGGCACTT
Encoded here:
- the abcA5 gene encoding ABC transporter A family member 5, translating into MSLFWRQFAALCRKNWLIFAQYPITNIVRCLLVPIGYAIFFSKAQQFFTNRGTYGPGHVAHLQPIPRDLLGHRLVWVPPANDPAFTLMDTVLANAGVNGDVVRVPTVDGVADKCPENFNQLSDCFAAVVFDSVDYERGLLNYTIRGDFGLAMVNVDDITKDDTMSRYLPLQWAIESTFINQTTGVMPDPPLQWGYTTATNKDNLEKQRMSYLRGIRGLLVLAFFLGFLPVVYHLPGSIAYERANSLTAHLNAQGCLTSARVISWHLSLSGAYVVSWIIMAVVYQRQIFKHTNMGLFIVTFVITGLSLASWTFLVAVPFGKAPTLAAVTATFGAILLAIVGQIIGSKVVTQIVFALVFPPTFFVFTLKGMASFELAKRAPSILRRSPNRDAPILALLIIAIIDIFLFPLVAVWLERKIYDSHSARKSRWGIFGRKKADVADALPSEVAVRISHISKTYDTRWYNIGRKKGVVAIEDLSFDVPRGGVFCLLGRNGSAKSTTLNAVARLISLSSGTIEYGADQHIGVASQKDVLWNELSCVQHVALWRAVKGLKREQEDDRELLKRCDLEAKTSALSKNLSGGQKRKLQLACAIAGGSNLLLLDEISSGLDPLSRRAIWRLITANRGDATIILTTHFLDEADHLGDTVAILRQPGKLLAIDNPVALKTKLGRGITVAVDDSADPAFVDSVKTTFPAFTVGSVKGQHLFMTGSNDLEPVISLVSELEAERKRGVDLKYQVGSGSLEEVFLDLNAGDFDPDAQVLSPRVTRLAKIQSKLGTPVVEKDEVQHSSTETDVEEAKLATLPINSGHHEQAVTLTPSKHGSWLRATLRGAGTIFLKRVLVLRRSWLLTVIGVILVIGFSCVPLFFMKNRVQTCENEVEVEILQQMSYPLSFYPFRYAPPLLSVGDAVLGNWTNSSIPFARRVDSNTTLINTISDNIKNQTFGGLSLTALPSTNQLVAFESTPLRMKGLSALNLFSNSVYQQIRPAANSFRINLNFQWIPAPSFGSTAQVFKWIGFFGIGIAFWPAFSVVFPTAERSSNVRANQYSNGANPVALWLGHILFEMPIIVFVATIVTVVFATVVNQFNALGLVWFSFVLYGIAGSLWAYLFALFLSSPLASWAIVAGLNVLIMLLYLAMYLIILTFDRSVNATDHMTICHFTIALINPVPNIMRVILVSLNVFGLLCDGLGARTSKPYGDILQFGGPILYLIMQSLVCFAILVWVDSGAPLPALFRRHLKGGSTDGTPQDVIEEKERVEHNPSDALVVRALSKKFHGTQKLAVDNVSFGVDSGDTFALLGPNGAGKTTALACIRGVLLPTQGDVMVTQHSITKQRNKARAALGVCPQVNAIDSLLTVRQHLWLYGRLKGVPSKPLRSDIDALLTASGLAPKADELATSLSGGNQRKLLLAIALIGDPPVVLIDEFSSGVDPFSKREAWTTLAALTRDRAVVMTTHSMEEVDALASRIGILASKMLAIGTPAGLKSRYATYEVHVGANHIEPTLAYLHNNGFEGANRSVGTATRISVPGRNNYPAAVLKDRHSRAGLNKSEMERKGGAGPHNWGSFAEEENLEYQGGMDARLETAMFDDDDAAAKDAADETETADTEDSAEIPELGSSGARPIAGGGQRRLSQVTDEEREAALRYREGGLKQNGVDLASIARTSYGVANSPTNSSVLSTSPLRTKAGFSAQTN
- the SPAC2C4.04c gene encoding UPF0538 protein, with the protein product MSTPPRTPPHETLATEARPVTSATITVRVIKSFPFRTTKNLVLKELDLSVTTVGHLADLCREAIKTQPGFKYYRSVQLDTLKKYTVAHGHKSQNLIINLDHDDWILSDPHQTLANAGFENETEVSFFNRADYEAFKNHPETKWD
- the 1433_1 gene encoding 14-3-3 protein, with protein sequence MSTVSREDSVYLAKLAEQAERYEEMVENMKAVASSDKELTVEERNLLSVAYKNVIGARRASWRIVSSIEQKEESKGNSAQVAMIKSYREKIEAELAKICKDILDVLEKHLIPSAASGESKVFYHKMMGDYHRYLAEFATGDKRKDSADKSLEAYKAASDVAVTELPPTHPIRLGLALNFSVFYYEILNSPDRACHLAKQAFDDAIAELDTLSEESYKDSTLIMQLLRDNLTLWTSDMQDNAEDPKKEDETKEEPAAA
- the 1433_1 gene encoding 14-3-3 protein, giving the protein MPLRGLLHTLGAHGWAHVFFITMSTVSREDSVYLAKLAEQAERYEEMVENMKAVASSDKELTVEERNLLSVAYKNVIGARRASWRIVSSIEQKEESKGNSAQVAMIKSYREKIEAELAKICKDILDVLEKHLIPSAASGESKVFYHKMMGDYHRYLAEFATGDKRKDSADKSLEAYKAASDVAVTELPPTHPIRLGLALNFSVFYYEILNSPDRACHLAKQAFDDAIAELDTLSEESYKDSTLIMQLLRDNLTLWTSDMQDNAEDPKKEDETKEEPAAA